CAGGCCATCGGCAGCGCCGCGACCTACCTGCAGCGATACACGCTCAAGCTCGCGCTGGGGCTCTCGGCCGCGAAGGACGACGACGCCCAGGGCGCCGGGCGGGCGGCCGAGGATCGCGAGCCCCCACGGTTTGACCCGCGGGCCGCAGCCGGACGGATCCGCAGATCGCTGGAACGGGCGGCCTCGCTGGACGACCTCGGCGCGGTCTGGATGCACGAAACCCCCGTTCTCAAGGACATCAAGGCGGCCGAGCCCGGCCTCTATTCCGAGCTCGAGCGCAGCAAGGACGCCCGGAAGCTGACCCTGACGCGCGCCGCCTCCGACATTGGCGACGACGAAATCCCGTATTGAGGCAGATCCCATGAACGACATGACCCCGACCTCCTCGAAGGAGGGCGCGAACCCGCGCGCCGTGATCGGCGGGAACGCTCCGCCCGATCCGCTGGACGAGGCGCTGGCCCCCTATGGCGATTTCATCACCGAGGCCGAGGGCTGGCTTGACGGAACGCAGGTCACGACCGCGGCCCAGATGAAGGCGGTCGACGATCTGGCGAAGGAGATCAAGGCGGCCGAAAAGGCCGTCAGCACGGCCCGGGACGCGGCGACGAAGCCGCTCCATGCGGCATGGCAGGCCGAAATCGCGCGCTGGAAACCGACGCTGGAAGACCTCGACCGGATCAAGAAAGGGCTCGCCGCTCTGGTGAGCGCCTTCAAGGTCAGGCTCAAGGCCGAGCAGGACGAGGCCGCCCGGAAGGCCCGGGCCGAAGCCGACCGCAAGCGCCGGGAGGCCGAGGAAGCGACCCGGACGGCCGCAGCGGGCGACATCGAGGCGCAGCGCGCCGCCGCCCAGGCGCAGGCCGAGGCGAAGGCCGCCCGGAAGGCCGCCAGCGCGGCCGGCAAGGATCGGGTGAAAGGGGTCCGCACCGTCACCCGGTACGAGATCGAGAGCCACAAGGCCGCCCTGCACGACATCGCCAAGAACGACCGCGACGCCCTCACGGATTTCGTCGAGGGCTATGTGCGCCGCCACCACAAGGACCGGGTGATCGCAGGCGTCCGCGTCTGGGAAGAGAAGGAGGCATACTAATGGCCGCCGCTGATCCTCTCCCCGCCGCCCTGGAAGACCTGCGCGCCTCGATCCTCTCCACGCTGGACGCGGGCGAGGGGTCCGAGATGCGCCGACTGCTCGACATGCGCCCCGTCCACCAGGCGCTCACCGATGTCGAGCGCCTGATCCGCCGAGCCGAGGAATACCGCCAATGACCCGCAACACGCTGGCCGAGCTGGCCCGAGAGTATGAACGCCGCGAGCGCGCTGCGGGCGGGCTTGCCGGGGGCGCCGATCCCGAAATGATCTTCGCGGAAATGGCCGAGGACCATGCGCTTTCCGCGGCCGAGATCGCGGAAGTCGTGCGGGCCTCCTGGGTCGGGCTGGGGGCGTGCTGATGACCCAAACCGTCATCCTCCGCGGGCCGGGCCAACGCCAGTTTGCCAAGCAGATGATCGACGCCGCTCCGCAAGATGGGGTGGTGCGGATCAGCGAAGCGGCTCGAAACAACGACCAAAACGCGCGCATGTGGGCGATGCTGTCGGATGTCTCGCGCGCCAAGCCCGAGGGTCGGCGCCATACGCCGGAAGTCTGGAAAGCGCTCTTCATGCACGCGCTCGGCCACGAGACACGCTTCGAAATGGGGCTGAGCGGAGAGCCATTCCCGATCGGGTTCCGGTCCTCGCGGCTGACCGTCCGCCAGATGGCCGACCTTATCACCTTCATTGCCGAATACGGGGACCGGCACGGTGTGCGCTGGACGGAGCCGGAAAGGGCTGACGCATGACCGATCTGTCCGCACGCGGCCCGCTCGGGCTCAAGGCGCCGCGCGTGCCGGATGACCCGGGCCACCTCGACCGCATCCGCGCACTGCCCTGCTGCATCTGCGCCGAATGGGGCCTGCCGCAGCTTTCACCCACGCAGGCGCATCACTGCATCCATGGCCGGTTCAGCGCGCGCCGCGCTCCCGACTGCATGGCGATCCCGCTCTGCGAGGGGCACCACCAGGGCCTGCTCGATGGCTCGAAGCTCGCCCTGCACCAGGCCCCGAGCCGCTGGCGGCGGCTCTATGGCAACGACACCGACTGGATTTCGTGGGCCGAGGACCGGCTCCACAAGGAAGAGGAGAACACGATTTGAGCGACGGAAACAGCCATTTCCTGATGGCACTCGGCAGGGTCGACGGCGGGCACGCCATCGAGGTTGCCGACGAGCAGCTGCGCGAGGTGATCTCGGCAGTCAACCGGACCGGCAAAAAGGGCACCGTAACCGTGACCCTTGAGGTCAACCCGAACGGCGAAACCGGCTTTGCCGTGACCGCCAGGGTGAAGGCCACCGCGCCGCAACTGCAGTTCGGGCAATCCTTCTTCTTCATGGGCCGCGACGGCGATCTGACCCGCGAGGCCCCCAACTATGTCCAGCAATCGCTGCTGAAAGCGGAGGCCTTCAATGGCTGATCTCACCGAAATCGAAGCCCTGAAACACCTCGCAGAGGCTGCGGCGGCCGTCCCGAACAAGATCGACGGCTTCGAGCCCTTCATGGCCATCCCGAACGGGCAGCATATCGAAAGCCTCGATGCCTATCGCGAGAACCCGGCCCGCATCCGGCGCAGCACCACGTTCCGCGATGTGGCTTCGCTGGCCGCCTATCTGGATCGCTTTGCCGACGATCACTCGCTCGCCTTCTCGGACCCGGATGCCGCGACGATCAAGTGCGTTCTGGACTACCACGAAGGCGGGGAACCGGCCGCGATCCGGCCGCGCTGGGGCGAACACGTCGCCGCTTTCCGGGCGATCAAGTCGCCGCAGTACGAGGCATGGGCCGCGAAACACGGCCAGTGGATCGGCCAGAAGGCGGCCGGCGAATTCCTCGAGGAGCGCGCCGTCGACCTGGCCGAGCCGGATCCGGCCACGCTGATGGACATGGTGATGCAGTTCGATGCGCTGCGGAAGGTCAACTTCAAGCAGTCGCAGAAGCTGCAGAACGGTACGGTGCAATTCATCTACACGACCGAGGACGAAGTGCGCGGGGCCGTCGCCATTCCCGAGCGCGTCACGCTCCTGGTGCCCGTCTTCGAGGGAATGGAGCCCGACCGCATCCCGGTCCGGCTGAAATACCGGATTGATGAAGCGCGCCTGACCTTCTCCTTCGAGATCCACGACAAGCAACAGGTCGAACGGACGGCATTCGAGCGGTGCGAACACGCCCTCGGCGCCGCCCATCCCATCCCGCAAATGCGCGTGGCCTGACCTCTCTTTCTGGCCCTTCGGAAGAGGGGCCAGCGACGGAAGGCAGACGACCGCGAGGAAAGACTATGCCTGTTTTTGCAGAGATCACACCGACCCCGATTAAAGCCCAGGAGGCTGAGCCATGCGCGTCCTGATCGGCTGCGAGACCTCGGGTGTCATGCGGCGGGCCTTCGCCGCGCGGGGCCATGACGTCTGGTCCTGCGACCTGCTTCCGGCCGAGGACGCCACCAACCGGCACATGATCTGCGATATCCGCGAGGTGCTTCACCTCGGCTGGGACCTGCTCGCCGTCATGCACCCGCCTTGCACCCGGCTGTGCAATTCGGGCGTGCGCTGGCTGCATGTGCCGCCGACCAACGCCCCGGCCGAGGCACGCCCGGACGAACGCGCCGCCTGGCCGGATCTGCCCGAGGACACCCGCCGCGCCATCATGTGGCGCCTGCTTGACGAGGGCGCTGCGCTGTTCTCGGCCTGCTGGCGCGCTCCGATCCCGCGCGTCGCGGTCGAGAACCCGGTGATGCACCCGCATGGCCGCGCCCGCCTGCCCGGCGACCTGCCCAAACCGCAGATCGTCCAGCCATGGTGGTTCGGCGAGCCCTTCTTCAAGGCGACGGGGCTCTATCTGCGCGGCCTCGCGCCGCTGAGCGCCACCGACCGCCTGACCCCGCCCGCGCCCGGCACCGAGGCGCACAAGCGCTGTAGCGCGGTCCACCGGGCCCCGCCCGGACCCAACCGCTGGAAGGTCAGATCCCGCACCTTCGAGGGCATCGCCGCCGCCGCTGCGGACCAATGGGGCGAAAACGCAAGAAAGGAGGCCGCCTGATGCCAAAGACCACGCCCGACCGGATCGAAGAGATCGAGAGCCTCGCCCGGCATAATTGCGACGAACTGCCCGGGCTGACAGCCGAGCTGCAAGCCCACGCCAGCAAGCTGGAAGGCGGGTCGGCCGAGGCACCGGCCCGTCCGAACTGCCCGAGATGCGGGAGAACAGGCCAATTGCAGCCGACAGCGTCTTCTGCAGGCTGCGGCGATTTCCGGGATAAGGAGAAAGAGTGATGGGCGCGCCCCGTTTCACCGAGGCCGAGTTGCGCCGGGCCGTCAATGTGGCGCGCGCCGCCGGGGCCGATATCGAGATCACCCGGGGCACGATCAGGATCCTTGCCGGTCCGTCCCGCCTGCCCGTATCCTTCGAGGAGATCGACGGGGACGAGGCACAATGCGACGCGGCATTCGGGGGACCACGGTGACCCTGACGAACCTCATGCCGGTTCGGCGCGGCAACCGCACCGATTGGTATTTCCGAAAGAAGGGGCAGAAGCTGGTTCGGCTCCCTGACCTGCCGCACGACCATCCCGATTTTCTTGCCGCTTATGCCGCGGCGAGAAAGGCCGCCGAGGCCGCGACGCGACCCCTGCGCCTGCCGCCCGGCACCTTGGGGGCGCTGATCGAGGCGACGGTGCACTCTGACCGGTTCCTGTCGCGGAGCGCCGTCTACCGGGCGACCCTGCGCCGCCATTTCGAGGCCATCCGCCGAGACGGGGGCGAGGCACCGGCCAAGGGGCTCCGGGATCGCCATATCCGCGCCAATGTCGCCACGGCCGAGAGCCCGGTCGACAGGCGCAAGGCCTGGCGGTTCCTCTGTGCGTTCGGCGTGGATGCGGGCCTCCTGGAGGCCGACCCGTCGCTCACCGTGACGCTGCCCCGTGCCCCCAAGACAATCGGGCACCCGGCATGGACTGCTGCCGATATCGACGCCTTCCGGACCCGGTGGCCCATCGGCACCAGCAAGCGCGCCGCCTTCGAGCTGCTGCACTGGACCGGATTTCGGATCGGCGATGCCGTGATGATCGGCCCGGGCCATGTGGATCGCGCCGGGGTGCTGATCTACACGCAAAGCAAGGGGAAGCAGCCCGCCTTCGTGCCCTGGACGGCCAGGCTGCCCGCCTATGCGGAATGCTATGCCGGGGATCGGGACGCGATGCACGACGCGCTGGCCGCGCTCGGTTCACGCCACATGACCTTCCTCGCGACGGCCGCGGGCGCCCCGAGATCCGAAAAGGGCCTCGGCAACATGATCCGGGCCGCAGCCGCGGAAGCGGGCATCGAGAAAAGCGCCCACGGGCTTCGCAAGACCCGAGGCGTTGCTCTCGCCGAGGCCGGAGCTTCGGCGCACCAGATCATGTCCTGGCTGGGCCATCAGACCCTCAAGGAAGCCGAGCATTATACCCGGCAAGCGAGTCGGCGACGGGCTGTCATGGGGGAAGAACAAGAACAGAACGTTGCAACGCATGCCGCGCAAGTTGCAACATTTCCGAAAAAGTCTTGAGTTTTCAGTTGGATATCTTGGAAGTGGCGCGCTGGGGAGGATTCGAACCCCCGACCCCTTGATTCGTAGTCAAGTACTCTATCCAACTGAGCTACCAGCGCGTGGGTTGGGGATGTAACGCCCCCCGCAGGGCAACGCAAGGGGCAAACCGAGCATTTCGGCACAGTTTTTTCGCACCCCGCGAAACCGGCTCAGTTCGGGATCCCGTCCTCGCCCGGAAGCGCCGCGGCGGCCTTCGGCAGACGGATCTCGAAAGCGGTGCCCTCGGCATCGCTGCGACTGAGTTCCAGCGCGCCGCCATGACCGCGGATCAGCTCCATCGAAATTGCAAGCCCGAGGCCGGTCCCGTCCTTGCGGGTCCCGCCATGGAAGGGCTGGAACAGATGTTCGCGCGCCTTGGGCGGCAGGCCCGGGCCGGTATCGGTCACCTGGATAACCCAATCCTGCTCGGTCTCGTCGGCACGAATGCCGATCTCGCCGGGTTTGCCCGAGGCGAGGATGGCCTGGCGCGCGTTGCGCACCAGATTGGTCAGAACCCGCATCAGCTGTTCGACATCGGCGCGCAGTGTCAGCCCCGCCGGCACGTCCTCGGAAAAGCTGATATCGTAGTCGCCCGCCGCCAGCCGCTCGCCGTCGACGACCTCGTTGACGATGGGCGCCAGCGCCACCCGTTCAAGCCGGGGCGGCGGCTCCTGCGCCCGGCCGAAGGCCAAAGTCGATTCGCACAGATGCACGGCCCGGCTGATCGCGCCCACGATCTTGGGCGCGGCGCGCTTGACCGCCGGATCGTCGCTCGCCTCCATCCGGTCGGCGAAAAGCTGGGCCGTCGTCAGGATGTTGCGCAGATCGTGGCTGATCTTGGCGACCGCCGCGCCAAGCTGGGCCAGGCGGTCCTTCTGGCGCAGCGCGCCGGTCAGCTCTTCCTGCAGCACCCGCAGCGCGGTCTCGGCCTCGTAAAGCTCGCCCACCCGGGCCGAGGGCGTAATGATCCGGCGATTATCCTCGGGAGCCTCGGCATAAAGCTTGATCGCGCGCACCACGTGCCGGATCGGCACCACCAGCAGGCGCCGCGCGGCAAGGAAAAGCAGCAGCGCCGACAGCACCGAGATCACCGCCGACAGCACCAGGATCCGAAGGCCGTAATCGATCATGGCCTTGCGCAGCTCGGCCGTGCTCATGGTGATCTCGATCAGGAGGCCCGCGCGCTGCACCGGCTGGCCGATCACCCGGATCACGCGCGTCTTCGGGTCGACCAGCCGGATCAGTGCGTCGGGGATGAGGGCGAGCACGCTGGCGTCACGCAGGTCGAAGCTGCGATAGACCGGCTCGGGGATCGGCGAGGACAGCGCGAGTTCCCGGGCCTGATCGCGCCTGAGCACGACATTGTAGACGCCCGCATTCTGCAACAGCTCGCGTTCGAGCTCGTCGCCGATCATGCCGTCGCTGGCCAGCAGCGCAAGCGAGGCGATCTGCGAGCGTTCCAGCCGGGCCAGCAGGAAATCGACGCGGAACCGCGCCACCGAGGGCACGAAGATCAGCACCTCGGCCAGCATGACAAAGACGATCGTCAGCAGCAGGAAGCGGCCCGACAGGGAATTGAGGAACATGCGTGGCGCCCCCGGCCCCCGGTGAACCGGTCAGGGCAAAAGGCGCTGAATCGCCTTCACCCCCCGCTTGAGCCAGGGATTCTCGAACAGTTTGGGTGAAAAATAGGCTCCCGCCACCCGCTTGTTAAGTTCACCCAGCGTCGGATAGGGCAAAATCATCCCGGCCATGGCGGTCATCCGCTGACCGCTGGCGATAGCCAGGGCCCAGGGACCGACCAGTTCGCCGGCCTCGGCACCGACCAGCGTCGCCCCGAGAGGGCGCCCCCGGCGCAGCACGACCTTGACGAATCCCGCGGTCCTGCCGCCGATCACGGCGCGGTCGTTTCCTGCATAATCGGCGCGCACGACCTCGATTGCATCACCATGCGCGGCGCGGGCCTCGGCCTCGGTCGGGCCGATCTGCGCAAGTTCTGGGTCTGAATAGGTGACGCGGGGCATGTGATCGCGGCGAACCCGGGCGGGCAGGCCCAGCAGGATCGGCCGGATCACCAGCCCGGCATGATAGCCCGCCAGATGGGTGAACTGCCCCTGCCCCGCCGCATCGCCAATGG
The genomic region above belongs to Rhodovulum sulfidophilum DSM 1374 and contains:
- a CDS encoding recombination protein NinB, with protein sequence MTQTVILRGPGQRQFAKQMIDAAPQDGVVRISEAARNNDQNARMWAMLSDVSRAKPEGRRHTPEVWKALFMHALGHETRFEMGLSGEPFPIGFRSSRLTVRQMADLITFIAEYGDRHGVRWTEPERADA
- a CDS encoding DUF2303 family protein — translated: MADLTEIEALKHLAEAAAAVPNKIDGFEPFMAIPNGQHIESLDAYRENPARIRRSTTFRDVASLAAYLDRFADDHSLAFSDPDAATIKCVLDYHEGGEPAAIRPRWGEHVAAFRAIKSPQYEAWAAKHGQWIGQKAAGEFLEERAVDLAEPDPATLMDMVMQFDALRKVNFKQSQKLQNGTVQFIYTTEDEVRGAVAIPERVTLLVPVFEGMEPDRIPVRLKYRIDEARLTFSFEIHDKQQVERTAFERCEHALGAAHPIPQMRVA
- a CDS encoding tyrosine-type recombinase/integrase: MGALIEATVHSDRFLSRSAVYRATLRRHFEAIRRDGGEAPAKGLRDRHIRANVATAESPVDRRKAWRFLCAFGVDAGLLEADPSLTVTLPRAPKTIGHPAWTAADIDAFRTRWPIGTSKRAAFELLHWTGFRIGDAVMIGPGHVDRAGVLIYTQSKGKQPAFVPWTARLPAYAECYAGDRDAMHDALAALGSRHMTFLATAAGAPRSEKGLGNMIRAAAAEAGIEKSAHGLRKTRGVALAEAGASAHQIMSWLGHQTLKEAEHYTRQASRRRAVMGEEQEQNVATHAAQVATFPKKS
- a CDS encoding sensor histidine kinase, whose product is MFLNSLSGRFLLLTIVFVMLAEVLIFVPSVARFRVDFLLARLERSQIASLALLASDGMIGDELERELLQNAGVYNVVLRRDQARELALSSPIPEPVYRSFDLRDASVLALIPDALIRLVDPKTRVIRVIGQPVQRAGLLIEITMSTAELRKAMIDYGLRILVLSAVISVLSALLLFLAARRLLVVPIRHVVRAIKLYAEAPEDNRRIITPSARVGELYEAETALRVLQEELTGALRQKDRLAQLGAAVAKISHDLRNILTTAQLFADRMEASDDPAVKRAAPKIVGAISRAVHLCESTLAFGRAQEPPPRLERVALAPIVNEVVDGERLAAGDYDISFSEDVPAGLTLRADVEQLMRVLTNLVRNARQAILASGKPGEIGIRADETEQDWVIQVTDTGPGLPPKAREHLFQPFHGGTRKDGTGLGLAISMELIRGHGGALELSRSDAEGTAFEIRLPKAAAALPGEDGIPN